A genomic window from Flavobacterium phycosphaerae includes:
- a CDS encoding histidine kinase dimerization/phosphoacceptor domain -containing protein, whose product MSKKVLLLLLLFGFSFSYAQNEKVIDSLQKELLRFKKKNAAPFTLRDSTRCNLLLDIANAYNESNPDKAFAYAKEALVLSSKINFQKGVALAHTTFGKIYNGKGDFNVAITHITKAIAINKTLQVPENLADSYFTLGQSYLFLNNYTSSLKNLNLALSGFEKLHKKAKAARIYNNMAILYGKLDNAKEELRYYNMALKMLQNDHTAYGQNLKNVVSTNIGNVYSGNKEYSKSNAILEKNIEYVIKQNKVNGLGLIYLRMGANYLGLKQFDKSLAYLNKALDCFRKISNKSGEGDALRGIGKTYYAMNQLTKAETYTLQGLELSKQIGELESVKFAYEILADIYSKSGKYKQAYENQVLFKKVSDAMFNEQISSKLTQIQMTHEFERKQAVLKAEQEKKDAILKKEALRQKRIKSIVLLTLLFVSVIALGVYMNLKRYKKQKEIIESQKEVVEQQKEQIQDSLLEKETLLREIHHRVKNNLQIISSLLNMQSEEIQDEQVLASIQEGQSRVQAMSLIHQNLYQSEEIDKVDVENYLHQLVDYLAQMFVGNAKNIAVQIETSNIRFDFETAIPLGLIVNELVSNAFKYAFQTKENGTISIKIKAINEIDYELKVEDDGNALPEDLDITNSKSLGLKLVTLLSKQLRGNFTVEGKEGKTTFIVLFKDLKKYQSV is encoded by the coding sequence ATGAGTAAAAAAGTACTTCTTTTATTGCTGCTGTTTGGCTTTTCATTTTCGTATGCCCAAAATGAAAAAGTTATCGATAGTTTACAAAAAGAATTACTTCGATTCAAAAAGAAAAATGCTGCACCCTTCACTTTACGCGATTCAACACGGTGTAACTTACTGCTTGATATTGCTAACGCTTATAACGAATCCAATCCGGATAAAGCCTTTGCTTATGCTAAAGAAGCCTTGGTACTCAGCAGCAAAATCAACTTTCAAAAAGGAGTAGCATTAGCTCATACCACTTTCGGAAAAATTTATAACGGCAAAGGGGATTTCAATGTGGCCATTACACACATCACTAAAGCCATTGCTATAAACAAAACACTCCAGGTTCCTGAAAATCTGGCTGACAGTTACTTTACACTGGGACAATCGTACTTGTTTTTAAACAATTATACCTCTTCTTTAAAAAATCTCAATCTGGCTTTAAGTGGTTTTGAAAAATTACATAAAAAAGCTAAAGCAGCCCGGATTTACAATAATATGGCCATTCTTTACGGCAAATTAGACAATGCCAAAGAAGAATTACGGTATTATAATATGGCCCTGAAGATGCTGCAAAATGATCATACAGCGTATGGCCAAAATTTAAAAAACGTTGTCAGCACTAATATTGGCAATGTGTATTCCGGGAATAAGGAGTACAGTAAATCCAATGCCATTTTGGAAAAGAATATTGAATACGTTATTAAGCAGAATAAAGTCAATGGTTTGGGTTTGATTTACTTGAGAATGGGAGCCAACTACCTCGGGCTAAAACAGTTTGATAAATCATTAGCCTATTTGAATAAAGCTTTAGATTGTTTCCGAAAAATTTCCAACAAATCGGGAGAGGGAGATGCTTTGCGGGGTATCGGGAAAACGTATTATGCTATGAACCAGTTGACCAAAGCTGAGACTTACACGTTACAAGGGTTGGAGCTTTCAAAACAAATCGGGGAATTAGAATCGGTTAAATTTGCTTATGAGATTTTGGCGGATATATACAGCAAAAGCGGAAAGTATAAGCAGGCTTATGAAAACCAGGTTCTCTTTAAAAAAGTCAGTGACGCTATGTTTAATGAGCAAATCAGTTCGAAGCTGACTCAGATTCAAATGACGCATGAATTTGAACGAAAACAGGCCGTTTTAAAAGCGGAACAAGAAAAGAAAGATGCCATTCTTAAAAAAGAAGCCCTTCGGCAAAAAAGAATAAAATCAATTGTATTACTGACTTTATTGTTTGTGAGTGTCATTGCCTTGGGCGTTTACATGAATTTAAAACGTTACAAGAAACAAAAAGAGATTATTGAATCACAGAAAGAAGTCGTAGAACAACAAAAGGAACAAATACAGGATTCTTTGCTGGAAAAAGAAACGTTGTTGCGCGAGATTCACCATCGGGTCAAAAATAATCTTCAAATTATATCGAGTTTGCTCAACATGCAATCCGAAGAAATTCAGGATGAACAGGTGTTGGCTTCCATACAAGAAGGGCAGAGCAGGGTGCAGGCCATGAGTTTAATACATCAAAATTTGTATCAATCAGAGGAAATAGACAAGGTAGATGTTGAAAATTACCTGCATCAATTGGTAGATTATCTTGCTCAAATGTTTGTCGGTAACGCTAAAAATATTGCTGTACAAATTGAAACGTCCAACATTCGATTTGACTTTGAAACGGCCATTCCGTTGGGATTAATTGTAAATGAATTGGTTTCTAATGCTTTCAAGTATGCTTTTCAAACCAAAGAAAACGGTACGATTTCCATCAAAATAAAGGCTATAAACGAAATAGATTATGAATTAAAAGTAGAAGATGATGGCAATGCGCTTCCGGAAGATTTAGATATTACCAACTCCAAATCACTCGGACTGAAATTGGTAACCCTATTGAGCAAACAATTAAGAGGTAATTTTACGGTTGAAGGTAAAGAGGGAAAGACTACTTTTATAGTGTTGTTTAAAGATTTAAAAAAATATCAATCGGTGTAA
- a CDS encoding LytR/AlgR family response regulator transcription factor gives MVKILLIEDELIIAEDVKRMLAKMGYHIIGTAMDYDEALTILEQETPDLILLDINLNGKKDGIDLANTINAKYKIPFVYTTSYSDSATLARAKATNPINYLVKPFKEEQLFTAIELALYKLAETHEKTINEPKNDEALIIKDALFIKDKFKYTKLNINDILWIKSDGNYLEIQTTNKEELIRATLTNFIEKLNSDTFFKTHKSYIVNLDYLTKLETHSVTIVDKQVPISKNYYEELLKKLNIV, from the coding sequence ATGGTTAAAATTCTACTTATTGAAGACGAGTTAATAATTGCCGAAGATGTGAAACGAATGCTCGCTAAAATGGGGTATCATATTATAGGTACTGCCATGGATTATGATGAAGCGCTTACAATTTTGGAACAAGAAACGCCTGATTTGATACTGTTGGATATTAATTTAAACGGCAAAAAGGACGGCATTGATTTGGCTAATACCATTAATGCTAAATACAAAATCCCCTTTGTTTATACGACTTCTTACTCTGATTCAGCCACTTTAGCCCGAGCCAAAGCTACCAATCCTATCAATTATTTAGTAAAGCCTTTTAAAGAAGAGCAATTGTTTACAGCCATAGAATTAGCGTTGTACAAATTGGCTGAAACCCATGAAAAAACCATAAACGAGCCTAAGAATGATGAGGCCTTAATTATTAAAGATGCCTTGTTTATTAAAGACAAATTCAAATACACCAAGCTTAACATCAATGATATTCTTTGGATAAAATCAGATGGCAATTATCTTGAAATTCAAACCACCAACAAGGAAGAACTTATAAGAGCGACACTCACTAATTTCATTGAAAAACTAAACAGCGACACTTTCTTTAAAACACATAAATCCTATATAGTGAATCTGGATTACCTGACCAAACTGGAAACCCATAGTGTTACTATTGTCGATAAGCAGGTACCTATCT